DNA from Dasypus novemcinctus isolate mDasNov1 chromosome 19, mDasNov1.1.hap2, whole genome shotgun sequence:
GACATTGAGCatttgagtaaactcaccatcctaaccagatgtctagatatcagcaacaaattacaaggcatactatgaaaattgaagaaatgtcccaagcaaaggaatatatcaaagccccagatgagataCGGAAGTTTATATTTGCCACCCACTCCCCAAATGTACCCTGCTTCTTGCTGCCTCAACATAACATAGATACACAtgaacattacatattaataaaagggacaatccaccatgaAGAAATAGCagccataaatatatatgtacctatcagggatgtcccaaaatacatcaggtgaactctggcaaaactgaagagagaaacagacatcACTATAGTAAACCTTGTTGAcctcaatacaccactcacatcattagaacacctagaaagaagatcaacaaggaaacagaaaatctgaacactatgataaacaagctagacccaACATATACACAaaattgcacccaaactcagcagattatgcattctttcaagtgctcatgggtctttctctaggatagaccacatttagCACAAGGCATTCCTCAACAaatacaaaaagactgaaattatataaagcacctttGCAGGATAGAATGGAATGAAACTCAAATAActgacaggaaagaggtaaatttgcaaatgtttgGGGCTGAAAAAAAGACACACCTAAATAGTCAGTGAGTCAGAGAAGAAGTTATAagtgaaattatgaaaaatatattcagatgaatgaaaacaaaaacagaacttaccaaaacttatgggatacagcataGGCAATTCTGAGAGGGTAATTTATAGCACTATagacctatatttaaaaaataaaagaaaaagctgaaatcaaagatctaaccaaacaatgagaaactagaaaagaagagcaaaccattcccaatgcaagcagagggaaaaaagtagtaatgattagagcagaaataaatggttcTGAGAAtaagaaatggagaaaatcaacaaaaccaaagctggttttctgagatcaataaaattgacaaacccctaggtGGAccaacagagaaaacaaaagagagaagatgtaaataaaatcagaaatgaaagaggggaagttaacactgactgcacagaaacaaaaagattgtaagaggatatgagaaactatatgccaatgaACCAGgcagcctagatgaaatggacaaattcctggagaTGCACAAACTACTTAGAATGACaccacaagaaatacaagaagttacaaaccaatcacatttaaagagattgactcagtcttcaaaaatctcctaacagggaagcagatgtgacccaggcagttgggtgcccgcctaccacataggaggtcccaggttcagtttctggtgcttcctaaagaagatggtcAAGACAGCGAGTTGACACGAtgagctggcatggtgagctcTCACAAGACGATTCAACGAAGAGGcacaatgaagaaacacattgagagacacaataagtggGATCAGAGGTGTcccaagtgattgggtgcctccctcccatatgcaTGATCCAGGGTtcggtttctgatgcctcctaaaaaaagatgagtgcacaatgagcagacacagagagcagacaatgagtgcaaacaatgaggcagCGGTCATACCCCACTCTGCACACCCTTGCTCACCACTCTTCCATGGCTCCCAGTTCTCTCTCCTGATTTTCATTCAGCCTTTGCATATACTCCTCCCTCCATCCCACCCCAGCTCTATCCCTTGAACTTCACAATCTTCGGGTGTCAgctcagaggtcatttcttctaaAGCTTTCCTTGGCCCCTCCTTGGGACTCCTGCTGTCCCCAGCCTGCTTTGACATCCTGGTCACTGGGCAGGTAGGGGCCAGAGGGGCCCAGTTGGGGAGACAGGGCTGGAGGCATGGAGCCATAGGTATGATCTGAGGCTGGCTCAGCcaggtttctttctctctcaggcAGGGAGGTTCGGGCTCATTCCCACGACCATCACTCTGGGCACTGGAACAGCTTGTCTGGGCATGGTGAGCGGCTGCCACCTGCTCCCTGTGGCTGTGGCTGTGGTGCCTGCATACACAAGTGCCCTGTGCTTGTGGGTGGTGTCTTGGGGTGCAGGTTGGGTTGGGGAGGTAGACGTGGGTCTACCCTGCCTCTCCCAAGGTCACCTTCCTCTGTGACCTGCTGCTGCTGTATGTGGATAGAGAAGCCCATTTCTCCTGGAGGAACAAGTACGAGGAGGTGAGCTGAgggccagctgggtcctgaggcCACTGTGCCGGGCTGCAGTGCTCCCTGGGAGGACGGAGGACAGAACCCTGATCCGCTGCCCTTACCTGCAAGCAAAGGCCCCGAGTGTGACAGCTCACCCCGTGTGGACCCAGCTGATATTCCCAACCTCACAGCAGGCTTCCCAGAGGCATTAGATGGGCACAGCACCACTTCCACCCCCAGCCAGGTGGTGACACCAGGGGTCGGGGCTCTGGTCCCACCACCAGCTCATGACTGAGGCATGGAGCTGTTCCTCCCAGGTCAGGGGTCTGGAAAGGTAGGGGACCTTAGGGACGAAAGACCAGCACCCTCACACCCCCAGGAAggctctttccctccctcccaccctctcaCCCTCCCTACTGTAATCTTGGTAGGTGCTCCCTGATGTGGGACCCCAGAGTCATCTGCTTCCATGGAGACCTGTTGTGAAACCAGGGAGACAGGGAGAGCCTGGGTCACCAACATCTCTGGTTGCTGCTGGCAACCAGCCTCTGTCACCTTCTCCCACAGACACCACCTCCTAGCCTGTCTCCCACAGGCACCCCCACTGGCTGTTGTGGACTCCAACCTTTGAACTCTCCTTCCCTGGTGTCTGTGCAGCCTGAGCCCAGGCAAGGTAGCAAGAGGCCACCCAGGACAGGTCTCATCCAGCTTTGGGGCTCTTCTGCAGAATGGAGGTGGGGGGGGTAGCACCTGCTCAGCATCGGAGCATCAGCCCCTTCCCTGGGGTGCCACGCTGGGGACTGGAGGGccgggaggggaggagagggcagaggggcTGTGTTGGTGGTGACTGAAGGGCTTTGGGGACCTTTTATGTGAGTCCTTGGtaacccccagcccagccccccccGCCCACTGGGCTTCCTGGGAGCCCTGAGGACAGGCACCCAGTGCATCTGGAATTCACTGCTGCCCCTGGCAGTGCCTAGGAACCTGTCTGTGCAGCTGCCCCCCCATAGTCTGGGGCATCTATAGTTGGGAGGCCGAGGCCCCCCAGACGGAAGAACTATCTAGAAGGAATGCTACCATGAGACGTCAGAGAGGCAGACCTGCCCCAGCGTGTCCCAATCTGTTTGAAGGTGCTGGGCAAAAGTCCACAGCCATGCCACTGCTGGCCATGGCCTGATCCCCGAGGAACAAGAATTTGGCACCAGCAGCTGAGGCCCTGAGGGCCAGAGGCTCCCCGACCCACACCAGCCCAAGCTGCCCAGGACAGAAGGGGCATGGGCACTGGCAGGCCACGGGCAGCCTCACAGCCCAACAGGCTACTCCGTGCAGTCAGGCTCCTGGGCAGGTGGCTATACAGCCTGCACCATCTCCTCCAGGCTGCACTGGGCAACACCATATGGTGCAAGCTTGCTAGCCTGCTCCTGTGGCTCCCGCAGGTTCTCCTTGCTGTGCCAGATGCCATAGCCGAAGTACACAGCAAGTCCTGCGGTGGTGGGAGGGGTCTGAAAGGTAGGTTCAACCCGCCTTGCCCTCTTCCCACCACCTGCTCGGCATCCCGACCTCCCATGTCACCCCTCACCCCAACTCACCAATCAGCAGCCAGACGAAAAAGCACAGCCAGGTCAGGTAGCCTAGATTCAGCATGAGGTAGATGTTGAGGAGGATACTCAAAGCTGGTGTCAGGGGCACCAGGGGTACCTGAAGGGACAATGGCTGAGCTGTGGGGAAGATCAGCTGGTCGAGGGCCTCATTTTCCTCCTTGGGAGATTTGGGAGGCATGTGCCCATCCCAGATGCTGAAAGAAAGGGGGTTGGACACAGTGGCATCCCCAGCCCTCCAAGTCCTCCTCCTTCATTCTGCAGTGGCAGAAGCCAGCCATGGAGCCAGCTGGACTACGAGCAAGGGGTGGAGGGGGCGGGTTGGGGCGGTACCTGGAAGGTATCCTGTAGGCGCTCCTGCTGGTGGGCCGCCAGGACAGCAAGACTGAGCAGAAAGGTGACCCCGCTGAGCAGGACCAGCAGGATGTAGCCCCAGCGTGGAAGGTGCAGGGCCAAGTCACCAAAGATGAGCACACCACTCACACTGATGGCAGAGGCCACCAGGAGGCCAAGCGCCCAAGCCATGGTGGTTCCATGCCTGCACTCACCCAGAAAGCCCAGGTAGGGCCTCAGGGCCAGCCACAACAGCCCAGGCTCGGGACCTGAGGCATGCTCATCGCTCACCAGCTGGAGGGGCACTGAGGAGTTGGTCTCAGGCTCGGGGCTGGCTGGGCCCAGGACCCTGGGTGGAGAGGTCTTCTGGAAGCGCAGCCTTACGGTGCTGGTGGCCACGAAAGTGTAGGTGAGCAGTGCCCCGAAGGAGATGAACTGCACCAGTGCATCAAAGTGCAGCACCAGCGCCAGGAGGGCCATGAGGACCCCACACACCAGGGTACCCATCATGGGGACCTGAGTCCTGGGGTGCACGTGGGCAAACACCTGGAAGAAGAGCCCATCTGCTGCCATGACATAGACCAAGTGAGGCAGGAAGAAGAAGTTGCCGAGCAGGACCGTGATCATGGCTGTGGTAGAGGGGTAGGAGCAAGGGGCCCATCAGCAAGGGTGTATGAGCAAGGCTGGGTGTGGGTGTTCAGTAACCTCCCACCCAGTGTCAGTCACAGGCCCACTGGAAAATTTGGGAAGGTGGTGAGTGGGAGTGGAGGATTCTCTAATCATCAGGGCCCTCCTGGGACAGTTACACAGCAGGGGTCAACTTGGGAAGCCCAGGATGTGGGGctgcctctccccaccaccccacccagtTCCCACCCTGCAAGATGCTGCTTCCTCACCACGGAAGGAGCCCGCTGCCACGATGAAGCTGGCCCAGCTGTAGCCCTGCTGGTAGAAGGCGTTGGCGAGCGCCGAGTCTGGGTCGAGGCTGTGCCAGGGAACCATGAGGGTAAGCACAGTGGAGACCAGGATGTAAGCCATGGTCACCAGGCCGAGAGAGATGGTGATGGCCATGGGCACAGCCTTCCGAGGGTTCTGGGCCTCCTTGCTAGAGGCGGTGATGACGTCGAAGCCCACGAAAGCGTAGAAGCAGATGGCAGTGCCAGCCATGATGCCTGAGAAGCCGAAGGGTGCAAAGCCACCCTCCTTGGTGCTCCAGTTTTCCAGGCTGATCAGGGAAAAGCCCAGGATGATGATAAAGAGGATGACACAGAGGTTGATGATGGTGAAGGTGTGGTTGAGCCAGGAGGGGATGCGGGCTctgcagaaaggcagaggcaAGAAGAATGATGCCAGAGGCCAGGAAGTCTGGGTACCGGGCCAGGAAGGGCACCTGCCAGGCACTTATGTGGGTCTCAGTGAAGTAGTGAATTTGGTGACCAAACATGGCATCCAGGTAGCCACTGCAGGCCTGCGCCACCAGGGCGCCATCAAGGAGGTCCTCAAGCAGTAACATCCAGCCAATGAGGAAGGCCCACAGCTCACCCATGGACACGTAGGTGAAGAGGTAGGCAGAAACCGGACACGGTACACGGGCTCCAAACTCTGCGTAGCACAGGGCTGCCAGCATGGAGGCCACACCGGCCACCATGTAGGACAAAAGCACAGCAGGACCGGCCATCTCCCTTGCCACAGTGCCCGTGAGCACATAGAGGCCCATGCCCACCATGCCACCCACTCCCCGAAGGGTGAGGTCTAATGTGGACAGGCTGCGACTCGGTGACATCTCTGTGGTGAACTCCTCCAGGGGCTTCAGCTGGTTCAGCTTCCTGCAGAAGTGTGCCAGGCTGGTGGCGCTGGGCAGTCTCCTGGCCATGGTGGGCAGCAGAGAGGAGTGTGGGCCCAGCCACCTGCCAGGGTCAGAGGGGAATGACGGGCTGCCGGGTGGGTCAAGAAGTCTTCAGCCCCTTCTGGATTGCCCACCCACAGCCCAGTCCTGTCCTTGACCTGGGGATGTGAGCACATGCACCTGCTGGAGGGCTGAGCTGGGGGAGGGCTCAGGGCTCGCTGCAGGGGGTGAAGGGGGTCACAGGGAAGCACGGGGGTCCTGCCTGCCCACCTCCTCTCCCCAGCGAATCTGGTGCAGCCAGACCTGGGGGGTGAGCCGAGTGTCACTGAGGGGAAGGTGGGAACATTCACAGGGAGCATGAAGTGGGAAACCCTCCTCATCTGGGATCTCAGAGCAAGGTGGAAACCCGGAATAGGACCACCTCGCCTCTGACCATGGCAGTCAGTCCCATCACCATGCACCAAGTTCCAGGTCCAGAACCTGACGTCTGGCACACCTCTCCGCCAACAATCCCGCCCCGTCCCTGTCCCAAGCACCCAGGCCTTCAACCCCAGCCCCCGCTGGCTCTCAGCCCTACTCGCACAACTGGCTGTGACCACCCGCTGCCGCTGCTTCCTCTGCTCATCAGccaccgccccgccccgccccgccagtGCGCGCCGGGTAGCAGATCCTTCCCACGcccaccctcccctcctccaCGACCCCACCCTGGGGCCACACATGCACACCGCCTCGCTGTCTGACACCCGCACTCCGCACACCGACCCCCATGTCTGCACACTGCCCTTCACCTCAGTCACCCACGCATTCTCTCTCCCCACTCACACACCAAAATGGTCCACCCTACCTTTCTTTACAAGATCAAGACCAGCGCTGGCCGGGTTCCTGGGAAGCTCTATGTCCACAGATAAAGAAGCGAAGGCCACCAGGAAGTGCTTCCTGGGTGCTGAGTCACCGGgtgtgctgggggcagggttAAGACACAGATATGGGCCTCTTTATCCACCCATTTCACCCCTTAGCCAGCACCTGCAGTGAATGCACCCAAACTTCTGCATCAGAGGTGTGGAGGCCTCTAATGAGCTGAGCCTGGGGGTTTGGTGAGTGGCCCTGGGCAGGGGTggcagggatggggaggggagtgcCTGCGACCAAGCACTTAACAAATGCTGGATGTTCTGAGCTTTTAGCTACAGACACCACCCTTCTGAGGAGGGCTAAAGCAGCCTCCTGGGCCAAGCTGCAGCTATCCAGCATGGGGCACCCCTCACAGGCCCAAGGAGTCACAGTTGGACGTGGAGGACTCTGGGGGACCGTGACCCTGCTCCCAGACCAGTCACATGGAGTATCCCATGCCCTCAGGCGGCCATCTAAACTCCCTGGGGCTGATTTTTTTCCTGAGTCCAAGTGTCATCCTACTATTGCTGCATGACTGAAAGTGAAAAGGATGGTGTGAATGATTCTCACTTGTTTAGAGCCAAATGACCACCAG
Protein-coding regions in this window:
- the LOC131273039 gene encoding LOW QUALITY PROTEIN: cationic amino acid transporter 4-like (The sequence of the model RefSeq protein was modified relative to this genomic sequence to represent the inferred CDS: inserted 2 bases in 1 codon) — protein: MARRLPSATSLAHFCRKLNQLKPLEEFTTEMSPSRSLSTLDLTLRGVGGMVGMGLYVLTGTVAREMAGPAVLLSYMVAGVASMLAALCYAEFGARVPCPVSAYLFTYVSMGELWAFLIGWMLLLEDLLDGALVAQACSGYLDAMFGHQIHYFTETHISAWQVPFLARYPDFLASGIILLASAFXCRARIPSWLNHTFTIINLCVILFIIILGFSLISLENWSTKEGGFAPFGFSGIMAGTAICFYAFVGFDVITASSKEAQNPRKAVPMAITISLGLVTMAYILVSTVLTLMVPWHSLDPDSALANAFYQQGYSWASFIVAAGSFRAMITVLLGNFFFLPHLVYVMAADGLFFQVFAHVHPRTQVPMMGTLVCGVLMALLALVLHFDALVQFISFGALLTYTFVATSTVRLRFQKTSPPRVLGPASPEPETNSSVPLQLVSDEHASGPEPGLLWLALRPYLGFLGECRHGTTMAWALGLLVASAISVSGVLIFGDLALHLPRWGYILLVLLSGVTFLLSLAVLAAHQQERLQDTFQVPLVPLTPALSILLNIYLMLNLGYLTWLCFFVWLLIGLAVYFGYGIWHSKENLREPQEQASKLAPYGVAQCSLEEMVQAMPLVPLMPALSILLNIYLMLNLGYVTWLCFFIWLLIDFLASGIILLPSAFLSCGVSISSWFSHTFTVINLCITLFIVILGFSLASLENWSTEEGRFVPFDFLGIMAGTAICFYAFVGLKLITISSKEAQNPRKAVPMAIAISVSLVTTTYTLVSTVLTLMVLWHSLDPQLALADTFYQRGYSWAGFIVIAGSFCAMIMVLLRNLFFLPCLVYAMAADGLFFQVFAHVHPRTQVPVVGTLVFGVFTALLALVLDFDALVQFISFGALLNYTFVAASTVRLRFQKTSPSRSLGPASPEPEANSSVPLQLVSDEHASGPEPGQLRPALKSYLGFLGECGHGTAVAWALGLLMASAITLSGVLIFGDSALHLPCWSYILLILLSRVTFLLSLAILVAHQQERLQDTFQTPLVPLTPALSILLNIYLMLNLGYLTWLCFFIWLLIGELE